Genomic DNA from Spiroplasma alleghenense:
AAACTCTAAAAACGCTTTTTTACTAGAAATAAATCAAGATTATGACAATTTTTATGGAGACACTTTAATTTGAAAAGATGCTTCTTTGGAAACTATGAAAGACAAGCTCAAAGAATGAAGGGTGATTGATCAACAATCAATAAGTCCTGTTTTTTGAAATACATTGGCGTTAAGCAAATTCTTCAAAACAATTATCGACGTTTTTTCAAGTAAGAAACCGGAATCTTGAAATATTAAAAATGATTTATTTCAAAATAACGAAAGTAAGTACGAAGAATTTAGAGAAGTTTTTGACTCTGTGTCTGACCTACCATTAGAATCACCGGAATTTGATGCTAACTTTAGTATTAAAAAAAATGAGGAAATGCTTTCGAAAATTAAGGGCGTTAAAAATGAATTAAAATCTTTAATCTTCTTAAAAAAAATTTTGGAAGAAGTGGCGGTTACAAGAAATTATGATAAGGAAGAAGAATTGGAAAAATTCAACAATCTTATCAACGAAATAATTGGCAACATTTTTACAAAAAATATGAACTATGATTCTGCTAAAGCATTTAAGGAAATTAGTGTTAATAATAAATTCTTTAGTTTTGATTTTATTAATTTAATTTTGCAGCCCGGAGTTTTGAGAAAGAAAGAAGATGAGTCGGAAATAGATTTTGTAAATAATTTACAAAAATCAGTTGACAGTTTTGCTGAAACCGTTGGGGGTGTTGGTTCAGTTGCCAAAATTCCTGAATTGAGTTTCTTAAGTGATGTATGGAAATTGACAAGCGTATTGTCGCCTGTAGAAAATAAATTATTACAATTAGATTTTGGTGACAATCAAATACTTTATTACAAAGCAACGGGATTTAAAATTCCTATAATAAATATCTCCCTTGGTAACCAGGTTGCTTCAAATTTTATTAATCCAATAAAAGTAATTGACAGTAATGAAATTAGAGGACCTCAAGGAGGCTGATTATTTTTAAACACAATTTACGATACAAAGCAAAGAGCAATTGAGGCGCTAAAAATATATATGGTAAAATATCCTGAAAAATTTAAGGAGATAAAAGTTAAATTGGTTAACGGGCAGTCAGACTTTCCTAGCAGGGATATAGAAAATAAGGGTAAGGACTATTCAGATAAACAAATTGAGAGTTACATTAACGATACTTTTGATTATAAATATAAAAATAACCCGATGGAAACCTTTACTGATGGATTTGGTCGCTATTTTAATACAAAAAAATCAGCTCTTGAAAGTTTAAATAATAATCTTGAAAAGTCGAATTTCGAAACCGTTTATGTTCCTTATAATGAAAATCTTAAAAAAATACCCTTGGGCGAAAAGCGGGATCTTTTAGAAGCCAACAAATATTATATTGAAAAAATACTTTGTGAATCAAAAGAAGTTTTATCAACAGACCTGATAGCTAATCCTGTTTATGATGAATCAGAAAACAACATCAGTGTCAGTTCGGATTTTTATCAAGTTTTCTTTAAGGGCAAACTGAGAAACTTTAGAACCTATGAAGATGCTAAATACTTTATAATTAGGAATTCAAAAATAGATTCAGGAATTTATAACTCTGAAAAAAATTTTGTCACATACAAAGGTAATATTTTTAAAGATATTAGTAATTTAGAAAGCTATATTTCAAAACAAATAATCAAAGTTTAAAGGAGGTAAGTATGAAAAATATATTATTAAGAATGGTGATTTCTTCTTTGCCTATTTTGGTCGTAAGTGCTCCGATAGTTAGAACAATTCCTGCCCCAAAAATCCAAGCCGAGGACATATTTAACAAATCTCACCTAGTGGATTCTCGCGAAGCAATTGAATTTAATGGCATGAAGTTTGACTCAGAACCCGCTTTTGATAATTATCTAATTGAAAATAATTATATATTTCAAATGCAAGCTACAGATAAGTACAAGTATTCACATGGGGGACCAATCAACAATGACAGTTTGAAAAATGCAGACGGTAAAATCGAAAATTACAAAGAGCTATATAAAAATATTGATGGAAGTTATGACGCTAAGTACAGGGAGGCCATGAAAAGTTACACATCCAATTTAACTTGAAAAGAAAACTATAGTATTGATTCTAAAAAGTGGCATAAAACAAGGGAGTTGGCATTAGAAGATTTTTTCAATGAAAACATCCACCCGCATGAAGTTAAATTTTATAAATATAAGGACAGATATTATAATGCTAATAGCGCTACTGACAATAAATTATTAAAATCTTTGGGTATGGAAGGTTATGTCATATTTAATTCTCCTTTAATCGAGTTGGACCAACCTTATATTTGGGGTACCAAAGATAGTTTAAAACCAGCAATTAAAGAGGCTGTTAAAAAAAATTTTCTTGTAAAAAAAGAAAATCTACCAGAGTGAATGAAAAAATTTGAGCTAAACTATTTTAATTGTATTTTAAATGGCGAGAAGAACAGATTTGTTTATTTGTTCAATCAAGACAAAAGAAATAATTCGTCGTTTGCAAGTTACGAAAATAGTGAATTAGAGGGTAAATCTATATTTAAGTGAACTTCGGATGTAGAAAGCGACTTTGATAAAATTTTTGAAGACTTTTATAACAATTTCCTATTTCAAAAACTTAAGACATCGTGATATAAACCAGATTGAGATATTGTCGGAATAAAGACAAAACTTTTACCTAAAAATGATAATAATGAAAATGATGAATTTCATTATTACAACTACCTACCATTATTGGAAAAAAAGTACATAGAAAAAAATGGTTTAGATGTTTCTTTAAAATCAGCTTCATTTAGAAATTCGCAAGAACAAGAGGATTTTTCTTCAAATATGTTAATTGCCATTCTGCTTCTTCAAATTTCTGAATTTTTATCATCAGAGCAAAAAAATGTAATACAAAACAACTCAATTGATGATTTTGAAATTTATGACGGTCTACTAGCTTTGAGTAAAAATAATTATAAATATTTAGATAAATATTTTGAAATCTTAGGACCAGAGAACCCATTATTTGACTATGTCGGATTTGATGATTTCAAAAAATACTATTTCGCAAGTGATAATCCAATTGCCTCTGATTTTAAGGGCGAGCTACTATCTGAAAGTGAAATTGAATTAAAAAATAAATACTTTGAACAAAATCCACCTCTTGTTTTAAATTACCAAAATATAAATATTTACGGCTATGATAACCTTGTAAAAGAATCTAATGATCTTTTAGTTGATAGACTTTTTGGTTATCTGAATCCTGAGTTTGGTTACTACAGTAAAAATGAAATTCAAGAAAATGCACATGCCAGATTTATTCAATCCAAACCCACAAAGCAAGTTAGCTTCGGTTATGTTTATGGGTTTAAAAATCCAAATGATAATAAAGATGTCTACTATGGCGATATCAAAGATGCACTAGATGCTATAAAGACTAGTCTTTTTGCTACAAATCAAGCAACAAAGAAAACCGAGTACAGTAGAGTATATTTTTATAAAGTGAATGACAAGATTAAATCATTTGTATTTAGCAGTGAGGATGAAATTTTAGATTTCCTAGAAAGCAAAAGAATATAGTTTAATAATTATTTCAAATTATCAAATCAATCATAAAACCGCTAAAAGCAATTAAGCCGCTAGCGGTTTTTGTTATTGAATAAATTAAAAAATAAAAAATAACTTAGTTATTATTTGTTTAATTTCACATAAAAATTATATTGAATATTTTACAAAAAAGACTTTTTACTATTGACTTTTGACTGAATATAACTTAAAATTGTTATTGCGTAGATTTTGCTTTAAATTGGAGGAATATTGAATGAGCTATACTGTTAAAAAAATAAATCAAGCCGTTAAGAGAAGGGATTACACAAAAGTTTCAGGTGATTTACCACTACCAAACCTAATTGAATTACAAATTGATACTTTTGATTGATTCCAAAAGAAGGGAATTGATGAAGTTTTTCAAGAAGTTTTCCCCGTTGTTTCAAATGATGGTGAAATTGTATTAAGTTTAAAGGACTGGGAATTTAAGGCACCCAGAATTCCTGTTGCAAGAGCGAAAGAAGAATCAAAGATATTTGAAGCGCCAATATATGCTAACTTGTCTCTGACAGTTCGCATGGAAAGTGTTGAAATAGAAAAAGAAAACATTTCGGGTAAAACTGAAACCTTTTTGAAAGGTTGACTACAAGAAAAAACTGAAAACAATAGTGTAAATTTTGTAAAAAAAGTTGATAATCTATATTTTTATGATGTTAAAAACAAAACTGGGGATAGTGAAACTATCCAAATCGAAGTAGTAGATGATAATAGTGAAATTTTAACTGCAAATGTGGATATTTACAAGGTAGGAGAAGTTTTCTTTGGTGATTTCCCACTTATGACAGATAGAGGTACTTTCGTAGTTAATGGAAGTGAAAAAGTTGTGGTTTCACAATTGGTTCGTTCTCCGGGAAGTTACTTTAAAACTGAATTAAACCGTAAAAATGGAGAAACAATTTATTCAGCTGATATAATTCCAAGTCGTGGAACATGATTGGAATTTGAAACAGATGTTAAAAAACAAATTGATAATAAATTGGCAAATGCTTTATTTGTTAAAATAGATAAATCACGTAAAACAACTGCAACAAGTTTACTGACATCTTTAGGAATGCAAAAAGATGAAATTTTGAGCATTTTCGACAACAACACTGTGGTTGAAACCACTTTAGAGCAAGATAATTTAACTGGGGAAATTAGCATTGACTGAGAAAACCAAATTCAAGAAATTTATAAAAAAATTCGTCAAGGGGAAACTGCTACTGCTGATGGAGCATGTAAATATATTTTTGGGCTATTATTTGATAAAAGAAAATATGATTTAACTAAGGCTGGTCGTTTTAAATTACAACAAAAACTAGCAGTTAAAAATCGTTTATTAGGAAAAATTTTAGCAGAAGATCTAATTGATGCTAAAGGTAATGTTGCCTTCAAAATGGGTACAGAAGTAACCAAGGATGTCTTAAAACAAGTTTCAAAAGTTCTTGAAGAAGGAGCGATGATTTCAAAAATTAATTTCCACGAGGCTATTGAATCGGGAAATGAAATCCAAAAAATTAGAGTTTTCAAAGACAACGATTTAAGAACAGAAACAACTGCAATTATTGGAGTTACTAAATCAAGAAGTGATGAATTCCTTAACGTGCCAGATATTATTGCAACTCTTTCATTTGCGTTAAATTTAATTGACGGAATCGGTGAAGTTGATGATATTGATCACTTAGGTAACCGTCGCGTAAGAACTGTTGGTGAATTATTACAAAATCAATTCAGAATCGGAATGATGCGTATTGAAAAAAATGTTAAAGAAAAAATTTCAACATCAAACCCTTTCAAAATGAAACCATCAAGTATCATTAACAATAAACCACTGACTGCGATTATCGGTGAATTTTTCAATTTATCACAATTATCACAGTTCATGGACCAAACCAACCCGCTTGCTGAATTAACAAACAAGCGTCGTTTAACTGCTTTAGGACCAGGTGGTCTAAGCCGTGAACGTGCAGGACTAGAAGTTCGAGATGTTCACCCTAGTCACTATGGTAGAATTTGTCCAATTGAAACTCCTGAGGGACCAAATATTGGTTTGATTAATAACCTTTCAACTTATGCAAGAATTAACGAATATGGATTTATTGAAACTCCATATAGAAAAGTTGAAAATAAAAAAGTTGTTGCCGGAAAATATGAATACTTAACAGCTGATCAAGAAAGAGATTTCATTGTTGCTCAAGCAAATATTAAAATTGACAAAGATGGAACTATTTTAGATTCAAACGTTGTTGCTCGTTATCGTGGAGATGATATCATGGCTAATGCTGAGGATGTTGATTACGTTGACGTTTCACCAAAACAAATTGTTTCAATCGCAACAAGCTTAATTCCGTTCTTAGAAAACGATGATGCTAACCGTGCCTTAATGGGTGCCAACATGCAACGTCAAGCTGTGCCATTAATTAATCCTCAATCACCAGTTGTTGGAACAGGGGTTGAATTTGAAGCGGCTCGAGATTCAGGAGATGCAATTGTAGCTCGTGAAGACGGAATTGTAAAATACGTGGATTCAAAACAAATTGTTTTAGAAACAAAAGATGGTTCTAAATCTTATGTATTAAGTGATTTTATTCGTTCAAACAACGGAACTGCTATTACTCACTCACCAATAATTAAAATTAATGACAAAGTAAAAAAAGGTGATATTTTAGCTGATGGTCCTTCAATGGACAAAGGTGAACTTGCCTTAGGACAAAACGTTGTTGTGGCATTTACAACTTGAAATGGATACAACTATGAGGATGCCGTTATTGTTTCAGAACGTATTGTAATTGATGACCGTTTTACATCAATTCACATCGATGAATATACAATTGAAAGACGTCAAACTAAACAAGGTGCTGAAGAAGTTACTAGAGAAATTCCAAACATTTCTGAAGCAAGTAAAAAATACTTGGATGAACAAGGAATTATTGCAATCGGTTCAGAAGTTAAGGTTGGAGATATTTTAGTTGGTAAAGTTACTCCAAAATCTCAAACTCAATTATCACCAGAAGATAAATTGCTACACGCAATTTTTGGTGAAAAATCAAGAAACGTAAAAGATAATTCATTAAGAGTTCCCAACGGTGGAGAAGGAATTGTTCAATCAATTCGCCGCTTCTCTCGTGCTGATGGTTATGACTTACCAGCTGATATTCTTGAAGTAATTAAAGTTTTTGTTGTTCAAAAACGTAAAATTCAAGAAGGAGATAAAATGGCGGGACGACACGGTAATAAAGGTGTTATCTCAAAAATTTTACCAGTAGAAGATATGCCTCATATGGAAGATGGAACTCCAGTAGATATTATGTTAAACCCACAAGGGGTTCCTTCTCGTATGAACATTGGACAAGTTTTAGAAATCCACTTAGGTATGGCTGCTGAAAAACTTGGAATAAAAGTTTCAACACCTGTTTTTGAAGGACTAAATGATGAAGAACTACAAGATATCATGGCTGAAGCTGGAATGCAAAATTACGGTAAGGTTAAATTAATTGATGGTAGAACTGGTGAAGCCTTTGATAAACCAATCGCGGTTGGGGTTATGTACATGCTTAAACTATCACACATGGTTGATGATAAACTACATGCTCGTAACGTTGGACCATACTCTTTAATTACTCAACAACCATTAGGAGGTAAAGCTCAAAATGGGGGTCAAAGATTTGGTGAGATGGAAGTTTGAGCCTTGGAAGCCTATGGGGCCGCTTACACATTAAGAGAAATCTTAACAATTAAATCAGATGATATCCGAGGAAGAATTAAAACTTATGAAGCAATCGTTAGAAGTAAAGATATTCCAAACCCAGGAATTCCTGAATCATTTAACGTTTTAACAAAAGAAATAATGGGACTTGGTTTTGATATGCACATGATTGATGAGCAAGGAAACAAAGTACTAATTAATGCTTATGAAGATGACATGATCGACGAAGTCGAATTTGAATTCTTAGAAAAAAATAAAAACCGTAGTATTTCAAGATTAGAAGAAGACTTATCAGACAATATGAATCTAGAAGATTTAAGTTTAGATGTTGAGGATGAAGAAATTGATCCTGAGTCACTATTTGATTAGTAAGGAGAAGTTAATAAATGATAAATTCAAAAAATGAAAAAAGAATGATTAAAATCGACTTGGCTAGTCCTGATGTGATTCGCTCTTGATCTCGTGGAGAGGTTACCAAAGCCGAAACTATTAATTACAAAACTTTAAAAACAGAAAAAGATGGTTTATTCGATGAAAGAATTTTTGGACCAACTAAAAATTACGAATGTGCCTGTGGTAAATATAAAAAAGTAAAAAACAAAGGTAAAGTTTGTGAACGTTGTTTAGTTGAAATTACTGAATCAATCGTTCGTCGTGAACGTATGGGTCATATTGAACTAGAAGAACCAGTGACTCATATTTGAATGTTGAAAGTTGCTCCAAGTCGTATTGCAGCAATTTTGGATTTAAAAACTAAAGAACTGGAAGAAGTTGTTTACTTTGTTTCACACATTGTATTAGATCCAGGAACTTCAAAACACCTTAAAAAAGCTCAAGTTTTAGATTTAGGAAATACTAAAATTAGTATTAAAACTAGAGAAAAATTAACTAAAACTTTAGAGGAAATCAAAGATGGTTTTGACTTAAGTGATCCAAAACAAGAAATCGGTTTCCGTCGTGCTGAAAAAATGATTGAAGAACTTCGTAATGCTTCGATTCCATTTTCTATGGATGAGGCAGCTGGATTTATCGGAAAATACACAAATGCTAAATTCGGTATTGGAGCAAGCGCAATTGAAGAATTATTAAAAAATATCGATTTAGATGAAGCGATTGTTAAAATTCGTGAAGAACTAAAAGAAAAACGTGGTACTGTTGAACAAAACAAAATGATGAAACGTCTTGAAGTTTTAGACTCATTAAAAAAATCAAACTCAAGACCAGAATGAATGATTTTACATGTTATTCCAGTAATCCCACCAGACATCCGTCCAATTATTCAATTAGATGGTGGTCGTTTTACAACTTCAGAAATTAATGATTTATACCGTCGTATTATCATTAGAAATGAACGTCTAAAAAAAGTTAAATCAATGGGAGCGCCAAGCATTATTGTAAATAACGAAAAACGTATGTTACAAGAAGCGGTTGACGCCTTATTAGATAACGAACGTAAAGCGCGTCCAGTAACTGGTAAAGATAAAAGAGCTTTAAAATCTCTAACATCAATTTTAAAAGGAAAACAAGGTCGTTTCCGTCAAAACTTATTAGGAAAACGTGTTGACTACTCAGGTCGTTCAGTTATTGCGATTGGACCAGACTTAAAAATGTACCAAGCGGGAATTCCTCGTGATATGGCAATTATTTTATTTAAACCATTTGTAATTAAGTGACTACAAGAAAATAATTTTGCAGAAAACGTTAAAGTTGCTGAGAAAATGATTCAATCAGGTGATGTTAAAATCTGAGAAGCTTTAGAAAATGTAACCAAAGACCGTCCGGTTCTTTTAAACCGTGCCCCAACTTTACACCGTTTAGGAATTCAAGCTTTTGAACCTAAACTTGTTAAAGGAAAAGCGATCCGTTTACACCCCTTAGTTACAACTGCATTTAATGCCGACTTTGATGGGGACCAAATGGCGGTCCACTTACCAATTTCTCCAGAAGCTGTGGCTGAAGCTAGAGTTT
This window encodes:
- a CDS encoding lipoprotein, which codes for MKKLLILLSSFFVVSTSVSTVVACQKDEKFYYNGSFYDSREDVFNQVWKDTEIYDDNESSFSTYKDVLYSDLEIDKMYNEIIKEFPITKKFTLKNLDSAQTLEDNEIISHLPIGDDARIVTVYKDALGRAVQDKKQAIESYLSGTTWFVSEDSINNKNYFKHEYEIKNYLYNEKIQKLKVDTKTQCYDGGLGKCLVKERIMQKIRNNTFRQFNFDGFEWDDGIASNMEGLPDYKIQKYIDSMIRQSQNSKNAFLLEINQDYDNFYGDTLIWKDASLETMKDKLKEWRVIDQQSISPVFWNTLALSKFFKTIIDVFSSKKPESWNIKNDLFQNNESKYEEFREVFDSVSDLPLESPEFDANFSIKKNEEMLSKIKGVKNELKSLIFLKKILEEVAVTRNYDKEEELEKFNNLINEIIGNIFTKNMNYDSAKAFKEISVNNKFFSFDFINLILQPGVLRKKEDESEIDFVNNLQKSVDSFAETVGGVGSVAKIPELSFLSDVWKLTSVLSPVENKLLQLDFGDNQILYYKATGFKIPIINISLGNQVASNFINPIKVIDSNEIRGPQGGWLFLNTIYDTKQRAIEALKIYMVKYPEKFKEIKVKLVNGQSDFPSRDIENKGKDYSDKQIESYINDTFDYKYKNNPMETFTDGFGRYFNTKKSALESLNNNLEKSNFETVYVPYNENLKKIPLGEKRDLLEANKYYIEKILCESKEVLSTDLIANPVYDESENNISVSSDFYQVFFKGKLRNFRTYEDAKYFIIRNSKIDSGIYNSEKNFVTYKGNIFKDISNLESYISKQIIKV
- a CDS encoding DNA-directed RNA polymerase subunit beta → MSYTVKKINQAVKRRDYTKVSGDLPLPNLIELQIDTFDWFQKKGIDEVFQEVFPVVSNDGEIVLSLKDWEFKAPRIPVARAKEESKIFEAPIYANLSLTVRMESVEIEKENISGKTETFLKGWLQEKTENNSVNFVKKVDNLYFYDVKNKTGDSETIQIEVVDDNSEILTANVDIYKVGEVFFGDFPLMTDRGTFVVNGSEKVVVSQLVRSPGSYFKTELNRKNGETIYSADIIPSRGTWLEFETDVKKQIDNKLANALFVKIDKSRKTTATSLLTSLGMQKDEILSIFDNNTVVETTLEQDNLTGEISIDWENQIQEIYKKIRQGETATADGACKYIFGLLFDKRKYDLTKAGRFKLQQKLAVKNRLLGKILAEDLIDAKGNVAFKMGTEVTKDVLKQVSKVLEEGAMISKINFHEAIESGNEIQKIRVFKDNDLRTETTAIIGVTKSRSDEFLNVPDIIATLSFALNLIDGIGEVDDIDHLGNRRVRTVGELLQNQFRIGMMRIEKNVKEKISTSNPFKMKPSSIINNKPLTAIIGEFFNLSQLSQFMDQTNPLAELTNKRRLTALGPGGLSRERAGLEVRDVHPSHYGRICPIETPEGPNIGLINNLSTYARINEYGFIETPYRKVENKKVVAGKYEYLTADQERDFIVAQANIKIDKDGTILDSNVVARYRGDDIMANAEDVDYVDVSPKQIVSIATSLIPFLENDDANRALMGANMQRQAVPLINPQSPVVGTGVEFEAARDSGDAIVAREDGIVKYVDSKQIVLETKDGSKSYVLSDFIRSNNGTAITHSPIIKINDKVKKGDILADGPSMDKGELALGQNVVVAFTTWNGYNYEDAVIVSERIVIDDRFTSIHIDEYTIERRQTKQGAEEVTREIPNISEASKKYLDEQGIIAIGSEVKVGDILVGKVTPKSQTQLSPEDKLLHAIFGEKSRNVKDNSLRVPNGGEGIVQSIRRFSRADGYDLPADILEVIKVFVVQKRKIQEGDKMAGRHGNKGVISKILPVEDMPHMEDGTPVDIMLNPQGVPSRMNIGQVLEIHLGMAAEKLGIKVSTPVFEGLNDEELQDIMAEAGMQNYGKVKLIDGRTGEAFDKPIAVGVMYMLKLSHMVDDKLHARNVGPYSLITQQPLGGKAQNGGQRFGEMEVWALEAYGAAYTLREILTIKSDDIRGRIKTYEAIVRSKDIPNPGIPESFNVLTKEIMGLGFDMHMIDEQGNKVLINAYEDDMIDEVEFEFLEKNKNRSISRLEEDLSDNMNLEDLSLDVEDEEIDPESLFD